Proteins co-encoded in one Armatimonadota bacterium genomic window:
- a CDS encoding response regulator transcription factor produces MARTILVVDDEPEITAILRRYLEQDGYRVVEARDGRQALEAFRRERPHLVVLDLMLPEIDGWEVARQIRAAGNTPIIMLTARSEETDRLVGLGLGADDYVVKPFSPREVAARVRAVLRRATGEVPAEVLAVGDLEIDTGRMEVRRGGETITLTPTEFRLLAALARAPGRVFTRLQLIDQVYGHAFEGYDRTIDAHVKNIRQKLEPDPRRPRYLLTVHGAGYRLADRPGERPP; encoded by the coding sequence ATGGCGCGCACCATCCTGGTCGTCGACGACGAGCCGGAGATCACCGCGATCCTGCGGCGCTACCTGGAGCAGGACGGGTACCGCGTGGTGGAAGCGCGCGACGGTCGGCAGGCTCTCGAGGCGTTCCGACGTGAGCGGCCACATCTGGTGGTGCTCGACCTGATGCTCCCCGAGATCGACGGCTGGGAAGTCGCCCGCCAGATCCGGGCTGCGGGGAACACGCCCATCATCATGCTGACGGCGCGCAGCGAGGAGACCGACCGGCTGGTGGGGCTGGGGCTTGGCGCTGACGACTACGTCGTCAAGCCCTTCAGCCCCCGCGAAGTGGCTGCCCGCGTGCGCGCGGTGCTGCGGCGCGCGACCGGCGAGGTGCCGGCCGAGGTGCTGGCCGTCGGCGACCTGGAGATCGACACAGGGCGCATGGAGGTGCGTCGCGGCGGCGAGACGATCACCCTGACGCCCACCGAGTTCCGGCTGCTGGCGGCGCTGGCGCGCGCTCCCGGCCGGGTGTTCACGCGCCTGCAGCTCATCGATCAGGTCTACGGGCACGCCTTCGAGGGCTACGACCGCACCATCGACGCCCACGTCAAGAACATCCGGCAGAAGCTCGAGCCCGACCCACGGCGGCCGCGCTACCTGCTGACGGTGCATGGGGCCGGATACCGCCTGGCGGATCGCCCTGGCGAGCGTCCGCCGTGA
- a CDS encoding AAA family ATPase, translated as MRIVQLRLRRYRRFADYTATFAPGLTVVRGPNGAGKTTVLEAVFAGLFGHPVRPEEAQRLRPWGQDRLGEITIDLEVDGARWLLRRDLEADTILLQRADGAERLEAPRDVHRRLVDWIGISPEAAYRAVAFVGHAGLARITDDRRLLATHLSRVLAGAGTARLQEAMQLVGEQRSRLTAALHGPHGAAARVAELRAQLAALRQQDERLRRHQLELDDLAQRTAATERELAAQTALLRALRQTVELKEREEALAREAADVRAQLARVEDQLRRLAELDAALAAFSAHQEALVASLFQARRQYLQVQQHLATARDQAAREERVLERLATAHHAVRQLGARGWALVTAGAIGVVGGAGIVAALQHWLGWLVLAAAGGVTVTGMRYRGRIVETGTDYRQQEQRVLDLRRRVDVLQGQLAEAEAAVTARLQAIGSASLEDVEQRFSSYMEQLREREELRAALRAVWGPDPKAALERRLEALAQDLAGIRAALEAIPAPARGAAASPDDVEHQVRRLDADLQELRERRARLEAAIEEARGRAEEAASLEEAIAVLEARAARDRRALQVAALTLRMLEEARAHSVYPARQVLERRASAYLATATGGALTRVAIDDRTLRPVVHAQDGWRDPADLGQGTADQLYFCLRLALLDVMTGDRRPPLFLDEPFAHLDEARRRAMLPLLVAAAKERQVILSTAWPHYDAVADRVVLLEHVLAPA; from the coding sequence GTGAGGATCGTACAGCTGCGCCTGCGGCGGTACCGGCGGTTTGCAGACTACACCGCGACCTTCGCACCCGGTCTCACGGTCGTCCGCGGACCCAACGGCGCGGGCAAGACGACGGTGCTGGAGGCGGTCTTCGCCGGGCTGTTCGGTCACCCGGTGCGTCCCGAGGAGGCCCAGCGGCTGCGGCCGTGGGGCCAGGACCGGCTCGGCGAGATCACCATCGACCTGGAGGTCGACGGCGCGCGCTGGCTGCTGCGCCGCGATCTGGAAGCCGACACGATCCTGCTGCAGCGCGCCGACGGCGCGGAGCGTCTCGAGGCACCCCGCGACGTGCACCGACGCCTGGTGGACTGGATCGGCATCTCCCCCGAGGCCGCCTACCGGGCGGTGGCGTTCGTGGGGCACGCCGGCCTGGCGCGGATCACCGACGACCGTCGGCTGTTGGCCACCCACCTCTCCCGGGTGCTCGCCGGCGCGGGTACTGCGCGGCTGCAGGAGGCGATGCAGTTGGTGGGCGAGCAGCGCAGCCGGCTCACTGCTGCCCTGCACGGGCCGCACGGCGCCGCCGCGCGCGTCGCCGAGTTGCGGGCCCAGCTGGCCGCGCTGCGCCAGCAGGACGAGCGCCTGCGACGCCACCAGCTCGAGCTCGACGATCTGGCGCAGCGCACCGCGGCCACCGAGCGCGAGCTGGCAGCCCAGACGGCGCTGCTGCGCGCACTCCGCCAGACTGTCGAGCTCAAGGAGCGGGAGGAGGCGCTCGCCCGCGAAGCCGCGGACGTGCGCGCGCAGCTGGCCCGCGTCGAGGACCAGCTCCGGCGCCTGGCCGAGTTGGATGCCGCCCTGGCCGCGTTCTCCGCGCATCAGGAGGCGCTGGTCGCCAGCCTGTTCCAGGCGCGGCGGCAGTACCTCCAGGTGCAGCAGCACCTGGCCACGGCCCGCGACCAGGCGGCCCGGGAGGAACGCGTGCTGGAGCGGCTGGCCACGGCGCACCACGCCGTCCGCCAGCTGGGCGCCAGAGGGTGGGCGCTGGTTACGGCGGGGGCGATCGGCGTGGTGGGCGGCGCCGGCATCGTCGCCGCGCTGCAGCACTGGCTGGGTTGGCTCGTGCTGGCTGCCGCCGGCGGCGTCACCGTCACGGGGATGCGCTACCGGGGACGCATCGTCGAGACGGGTACCGACTACCGGCAGCAGGAACAGCGCGTGCTCGACCTTCGCCGACGCGTCGACGTCCTGCAGGGCCAGCTCGCCGAGGCCGAGGCGGCCGTGACGGCGCGCCTGCAGGCCATCGGCAGCGCCAGCCTGGAAGACGTGGAGCAGCGGTTCTCAAGTTACATGGAGCAGCTGCGCGAGCGCGAGGAGCTGCGGGCAGCACTGCGCGCGGTGTGGGGCCCAGACCCAAAGGCAGCGCTCGAGCGGCGCCTGGAGGCGCTGGCGCAGGACCTGGCGGGCATACGCGCCGCGCTGGAGGCGATCCCGGCTCCCGCGCGCGGTGCGGCCGCCTCCCCCGACGACGTCGAGCACCAGGTCCGCCGGCTGGACGCCGATCTCCAGGAGCTGCGCGAGCGTCGCGCGCGCCTGGAGGCCGCCATCGAGGAGGCGCGCGGCCGGGCCGAGGAGGCTGCGAGCCTGGAAGAGGCGATCGCCGTGCTCGAGGCGCGCGCCGCCCGCGACCGACGGGCACTCCAGGTCGCGGCGCTGACGCTGCGCATGCTCGAGGAAGCCCGCGCGCACTCGGTCTACCCCGCCCGGCAGGTGCTGGAGCGCCGCGCGTCGGCCTACCTGGCGACCGCCACGGGCGGCGCCCTCACCCGGGTCGCGATCGACGATCGGACTCTCCGCCCGGTGGTACACGCACAGGACGGCTGGCGCGACCCGGCGGACCTGGGGCAGGGAACGGCCGACCAGCTCTACTTCTGCCTACGCCTGGCCCTGCTGGACGTGATGACGGGCGACCGACGGCCGCCGCTCTTCCTGGACGAGCCGTTCGCGCACCTGGACGAGGCACGCCGCCGGGCGATGCTGCCGCTGCTGGTGGCCGCCGCGAAGGAACGGCAGGTGATCCTGAGCACCGCCTGGCCGCATTACGACGCGGTGGCGGACCGGGTCGTCCTGCTGGAACACGTGCTGGCGCCGGCGTAG
- a CDS encoding SHOCT domain-containing protein: MTGRDVAVVLLVVLGVLVLLPALGWIGMMGGWMGPGMMGPGMMGGWGGRWGGGWGMPLLGLVFWALIVTGIVVGVVALVRRPAQGAGVTGAVPSAPAGSQTTETPLAILKRRLASGEITREEYEALKKEIASS, encoded by the coding sequence ATGACAGGTCGAGATGTAGCGGTGGTGCTGCTGGTCGTGCTGGGCGTCCTGGTCCTGCTGCCTGCGCTTGGCTGGATCGGCATGATGGGTGGGTGGATGGGCCCGGGCATGATGGGGCCGGGCATGATGGGCGGTTGGGGCGGCCGGTGGGGCGGCGGATGGGGCATGCCGCTCCTGGGCCTCGTGTTCTGGGCGCTGATCGTGACCGGCATCGTGGTGGGTGTGGTGGCGCTCGTGCGGCGTCCGGCCCAAGGTGCCGGCGTGACCGGCGCGGTCCCGTCGGCCCCCGCCGGGTCGCAGACAACGGAGACGCCCCTGGCGATCCTCAAGCGCCGGCTGGCCAGCGGCGAGATCACCCGCGAGGAGTACGAGGCCTTGAAGAAGGAAATCGCGTCGTCCTGA
- a CDS encoding ATP-binding protein, with product MSLQRRLILAFVAVAVLSVACVAAITSRATRTEFQRYLFGPPRAGPGAGMPHARDAGMQAMMRRMMGAPELRFLAALRRATWLAALVGVVAAVLLGIAVTRYLTAPLRQMAEAAGQIGQGQLAQRVTVPADDELGALARAFNAMAANLQRLEESRRQLGADIAHELRTPLSVLQANLEGMLDGVVAPSPERLAALHGQVRLLSRLVDDLRDLSLAQAGQLPLHRRPTDLAALAAEAVAAVAAAAEEKQIHVDSRVAGPVSPVSVDRERVLQMLHNLLHNALRHTPRGGRVTVGVDAGPGRVQLWVQDTGPGIPPEDLERIFERFVRLDASRTRATGGSGLGLAIVRALAEAHGGTVTATSAPGQGSRFTITLPVVTGDASAAGPAQDGADVS from the coding sequence GTGAGCCTGCAGCGCAGGTTGATTCTGGCCTTCGTGGCGGTGGCCGTACTCTCGGTGGCCTGCGTGGCCGCCATCACGAGCCGGGCTACCCGGACCGAGTTCCAGCGCTACCTGTTCGGCCCGCCGCGGGCCGGCCCCGGCGCGGGCATGCCCCACGCGCGCGACGCCGGCATGCAGGCGATGATGCGGCGCATGATGGGCGCCCCCGAGCTGCGGTTCCTGGCCGCGTTGCGGCGGGCGACGTGGCTGGCGGCGCTGGTGGGCGTGGTGGCCGCGGTGCTGCTGGGCATCGCCGTGACCCGCTACCTGACCGCGCCGCTGCGCCAGATGGCGGAGGCAGCGGGCCAGATCGGTCAGGGCCAGCTGGCGCAGCGGGTAACAGTACCCGCCGATGACGAGCTGGGGGCCCTTGCGCGCGCCTTCAACGCCATGGCCGCCAACCTGCAGCGGCTGGAAGAGAGTCGGCGACAGCTGGGCGCCGACATCGCCCACGAGCTGCGCACGCCCTTGTCGGTGCTGCAGGCCAACCTGGAGGGGATGCTGGACGGCGTGGTGGCGCCGTCGCCGGAGCGGCTGGCCGCCCTGCACGGGCAGGTCCGTCTGCTGTCACGGCTCGTGGACGACCTGCGCGACCTCTCCCTGGCGCAGGCCGGGCAGCTGCCGCTGCACCGTCGGCCGACCGACCTGGCGGCGCTGGCGGCGGAGGCGGTGGCCGCCGTTGCAGCAGCGGCCGAGGAGAAGCAGATCCACGTGGACTCCCGCGTGGCAGGGCCGGTGTCGCCGGTGTCGGTGGACCGCGAGCGTGTCCTGCAGATGTTGCACAACCTGCTCCACAACGCATTGCGACACACGCCACGCGGCGGCCGGGTGACGGTGGGGGTCGACGCGGGTCCCGGGCGGGTGCAGCTGTGGGTGCAGGACACAGGGCCCGGCATTCCGCCCGAGGACCTCGAGCGCATTTTCGAGCGGTTCGTCCGGCTCGACGCCTCACGCACGCGGGCGACCGGGGGCAGTGGCCTGGGGCTGGCGATCGTCCGGGCGCTGGCCGAGGCCCATGGCGGCACGGTCACCGCCACCAGCGCGCCGGGCCAGGGCAGCCGGTTCACGATCACGCTGCCCGTCGTGACAGGCGATGCAAGCGCCGCCGGCCCCGCGCAGGACGGCGCGGACGTCTCGTAG
- the amrS gene encoding AmmeMemoRadiSam system radical SAM enzyme: MSTTASPPAATAALAAVLDARTAEGVLYERLAAGKVRCLACGHRCVIFPGHRGICQVRFNADGALRVPWGYVAALQCDPTEKKPFFHVLPGSQTLTFGMLGCDLHCPYCQNFVTSQALRDPMAGAPPQDVTPELLVDLALRHGARLVGSSYNEPLITAEWAVAVFRKAKEAGLRTCFVSNGNATREVLTFLRPWCDCYKIDLKSMNPKNYRYLGGVLDRVLEAIKMVHAMGFWLEVVTLVVPGWNDSDAELREAAEFIAAVSPDIPWHVTAFHPDYKMTDYAATQAATLVRAARHGQAAGLRYVYAGNLPGRVGPYEHTFCPGCRTLLVERVGYQVRQNRLAATGGRCPACSMEIPGIWC; encoded by the coding sequence ACGGCGGAAGGTGTGCTCTACGAGCGCCTGGCCGCCGGCAAGGTGCGCTGCCTGGCCTGCGGGCACCGGTGCGTCATCTTCCCCGGACACCGCGGCATCTGCCAGGTGCGCTTCAATGCCGATGGTGCGCTGCGGGTGCCGTGGGGGTACGTCGCCGCGCTCCAGTGCGATCCCACAGAGAAGAAGCCGTTCTTCCACGTGCTGCCGGGGTCCCAGACGCTGACCTTCGGGATGTTGGGCTGCGACCTGCACTGCCCCTACTGCCAGAACTTCGTCACCTCCCAGGCGTTGCGGGACCCCATGGCGGGCGCGCCACCGCAGGACGTCACGCCCGAGCTGCTGGTGGACCTGGCGCTGCGCCATGGCGCCCGGCTGGTCGGTAGCTCCTACAACGAGCCGCTGATCACCGCCGAGTGGGCGGTGGCCGTCTTCCGCAAGGCGAAGGAGGCCGGTCTGCGCACCTGCTTCGTCAGCAACGGGAACGCGACCCGCGAGGTGCTGACGTTCCTGCGGCCCTGGTGCGACTGCTACAAGATCGACCTGAAATCGATGAACCCGAAGAACTACCGGTACCTGGGCGGGGTGCTCGACCGCGTCCTGGAGGCCATCAAGATGGTGCACGCCATGGGCTTCTGGCTCGAGGTCGTGACCCTGGTCGTCCCGGGATGGAACGACAGCGACGCGGAGCTGCGTGAGGCGGCGGAGTTCATCGCGGCGGTCTCCCCGGACATTCCCTGGCACGTCACGGCGTTCCACCCCGACTACAAGATGACCGACTACGCTGCCACGCAGGCGGCCACGCTGGTGCGCGCGGCCCGCCACGGGCAGGCCGCGGGCCTGCGCTACGTCTACGCGGGCAACCTGCCCGGCCGGGTCGGCCCCTACGAGCACACCTTCTGTCCCGGGTGCCGGACGCTGCTGGTGGAACGGGTGGGCTACCAGGTCCGCCAAAATCGCCTGGCTGCCACCGGCGGGCGGTGTCCGGCGTGCAGCATGGAGATCCCCGGGATCTGGTGCTGA